Sequence from the Camelus bactrianus isolate YW-2024 breed Bactrian camel chromosome 21, ASM4877302v1, whole genome shotgun sequence genome:
GAGGTAGATATCTTTCTTTAAGTTTTGTAACACTGTTCTCTTTATGGTTTGTCTTTTAGAATCGAGCATTATTATAATCAAACAGGTCACTGGAAGGGTTTTTTTTGGTCAGTCCTAAACTGGGTGTGCCTGGCTAACATCGGAAGGGAGACATGGatacattttaatattataaagcTGGGAAAATCAGAACTGACCACCAttctctgccttccctctcccacttctTAAATATGTTTACTCCAGAGTCTGGGGGATATGAGTTTAGAGGTTTCACTCCAAAATTGTCCTTTAATATGTGGCTATATTATGGATTTGGGGGTAAATAATTTTCTGTGCAAAAACAAATTAATAGACAGGGTCTGATTTACTCAGAGCATTGTTCAATAATATATTAACAAGGTGTTTCTCCCTGTTTGCACTCAGAATTAATATgtcaaatgaaattttaataaggAGAGGGAAGAATTCAGGTACATCCATTGCATATTTTTTGGGGAAAGATTAATCCTAAACATGGCAAAATTTCAGTGACACCTGAAGGCAACATTTTCTTCCAAAGAAAtccatcttttctttaaaaaaaaaaaaaaaaaggcttttggccttccttccctcccctgccatGTTTTTTCACCCTCCCTTCTGCACAGTGTCCGTACTCTTGTTTCACCAGTACATGAGCACACCTCAGATGGTGGTAAACAGCGTCTGTCAGCGAGCTGTCTTGTGAGCTTGGGCTTCAGGAAACGTGAGTCAAGGTGTACGTATGTATATAGTCGTATATGTATTCTAAGAGGGAAAAGTGTATTTATTTTGACACAGGGAAACCCTGACTTATGTTGCTGAAGAACTTAAAGCTAGTAGGAGGGGCTCTTCTCAGACTCTGAGAGTGGATCTCAGTTACATGCAGGCCATCCGTTCCGCAGACACCTGCTCCGCTGGCCAGGGCGGCACAGGGCACAGACAGACTGTTGGACAGGGAAGGCCCGTCTTCCTCCCCTTCGCCTGCTCAGGTCTGGGTAGAAAAGGGAGAGGCTGGGTACCACACTGCCACAGGCTTTTAAGGAAGTAAGATGTTACTCACAAATACAAAATGTTTGCAGGGGAGTGGGAATAACTTACTGGGAAGTTAATTTATTTGCTTGAGAGGGACGTGTGGGAACTGCTACCCTCTGTTTTGATCTGCCAAGGATTTCCTCTCAGAGCTGTTGCACAAATAGAGGTTGTGCTTGGTAAGACATCAAACAAGACAGATATGCACCTAAATTTCTAATGTGTTCTATGGGtttcaattctgaaaaaaaaaaaagaaaataaagattttaataaGTATTGGTGTATCATCATCTTTTCCTCTTCGTCTTTTCTCCCCCTGGTTCaggacatttctgttgttttcaacaTGTCTGTTTCCCTGTTAGAGGACAGAAGAAGAGCGCATCTCTGCAGCCACGTGAACTTCCACGTGGGCTGTTTCACAGCACTGGCGGATCAGACCTTTCCACTTCCTCACTAGTCTTCAGAAGGCCATGCCTGCTTGTGACTGGACCGAGATTTTCAAGAGGGTAATTCTTAggtgctttttgtttatttagtaGAATTCCATTCCTGCAGCTTCTTTAGAGATAAAGAATTACGAATCTCAAAGAACCTGTTGTCAGCACAGCTCCACAGAGGCCTGGGAGAGAGACCGGTGGTTATTGTAATTCTTAGGCACCCACACTTTTATCTTTAGAAATGGAAATGAAGCACCCTCAACCTCAACCAGACAAATGAGCAGACTGAAGATTTTTACTTGATTTGTGGTGGTTTTGTTTGTGCCAGGTTTTGTCACTTGTACTTGAGTACCAAAGGGAGTCCTCACTGACTCACCTCACATGGTCCTTTTCCAGGCCAGATTTCATGCTTCATTTGCTTCTCAAGCATAACAGAGAGATGGTattgaagctggaaaaggcaagctCGTAGTAGGGTGGGTGTGATTCTATTATGGGCTCATTTTGCCGAGGGTATTTGCCtataaaaactgatttttagCAGCCctcattttgtaaaataaagacaaaaatggtCATATGGTCATAACTACTGATTTTTACTGATGGATCTTGTCAGGTAAGTTGCTGAATCCCAGGGAATGATGAAGTCACAATTTGTAAAGTATTGGTCTTTCTCCTGTAGGCATTTGGGCATTGTGCTGGATGCCATCAAGATGATAATGACTGTCTCCTCCCTCAAAGAGCCTGTAGTCCCAGCAGAAGAGATGGCTTGTAAAACAGCAAATGCCTCAGGAACCATGTAAATTAATTAGAGTGAGAATAAGGAGCAGGAAAGAATCACAGGAGTCAgagtgagaggtgggcagggccttCCTTGAAGGAGGAGAGATTGATCAGCTTGTCACGTGGTGTGTGTCAAACCCCTGACCCCGGAAATGCAGTCATATGTTTAGAAGAACAGGGCCTGTACTCTGCTTTCAGTACCTGAGTCACCAGAAATACCCCTTGAGGGGTTTCCTGTGGTTTTCCAGGTGTGCCCTGTCTCTTGAGAGGAAGTTTCAGTCCAGTGTGATGCCTCAGTTGCTCTGTGTCTTAGATGTTAAAGGAGCCACTTACGTGAGCTGTGACACattcattttatgttttcataGTTTGCTTTTTACATGCCAGGCTTATGTGGAGAGAATGGCTTGACTTTTACCCAAAGATTGTTTTCAAGGCAAACGGTGTTCTGACAGCCTTCAGCAAGGTGGGGAAGATGTCTATTGCACAGCAAGGTCCCATTCAGATGACCTCAGTAAAGGTACCGTGTGcccattttctctttgaaatactTTGGTAAAATGCATAATTTTGACTGAGTAGGTTTGGCGCCTGGATTTCTGCAAGTCTAAGAAGCTCCAGGGCAGTGCCAAGGCAGCTGGTCTTTGGACCTTACAGGAGCAGCACTGAGACTGCTTGCGAAGGAATCACCCACCTGTAATTTCCACAGGCGCCTCCAGGTGTCCCCATCACCCACGAGATCCTGCTCCTGGAAGCTGAACAGTGTCTCCAAGGGCTGAGTATGAAATATTGGCAATTTATTGAAAATAGAAGCTTATCTAAAAACTGGTGTTTGGATTCACTGTTTCTACATGAAACTGACTCTGgtgaaaagaatatatttttaatctctcttAGGAAAAAGAGCTCTTGAAATCAAATTGTCCAAGTACTTCCCAGCTACCTACTTTATTTACCAGAAACTGTTAAATCCTAATCAAAACATCTTAGAAATGAGCAGTTAGCCCTACGTGAAAGTTACAAGTAGAAAATCATTCCCACAGTCTTAAAACTtggattttctttaaagaaaccaGGGTGAATACTAGTAATTTTATCACCATAAACTCACCTGTAAATTTCACTAGTATAAATAAAAGTTTTCCAAACTTTTATTTGTGTGGACCATCCAGAGTCTCCTCCAGGGCAAGGCATATACAATAATAAAGGTTAACATGGAACTGAATTAGTTCATTAACTCTCACGGCATCACTATGAAGTGACTCTTTTAAAtccccccattttataggtggggaaactgaagcatagGACAGTTAACACCCAGGCTGACACATCAGAAATGGTAGAGGCCATTCATGGACAAACAACATTTACTGAATGAGTTAATGTTTTCAATTTCCAAATAAGCATAATGGTGTGTCCCTTGTTAACTGTTCTTTGAAGGGTTTCCTGAGCTTGATTGCACATAACACAGCACTGGTGTACTGGCCACTGCTCTGTGGAAGGTTTGGATTTAGTTCTGATGTCACTCTGAATGGCTAAGACatacaatatacatacataatgtTACTTTCCAGTGTGACTTGCTTGTCACACTGGAAAGCACTTACACAGCTGCTTATCCGATTTCTGTAGCTGTTTGAATGAAAGGCAGAAGCACACGTGGTGAGCTCTTGAGGAAGGAGCAGACCTGGCATCAAGTGCTATCGAAGAGACTGGAGTGACATATGAACCAATTTGGCTGTGACGTTTGTGAGAGATGGCGCCAGTATTCACCTTGCTGTATGGAGAGCCCGGCCTCAAAGCCACTGAGCCTACGAAATTAGTCAAGTCTCATGATTTCTAGGCAGCAATTTCTTCCTAAGACAAGATGGCACTTAGGCAATGGCTTCAGTGACTCAGGTGattttgaaaaatgcattaaGTTCTTCAGAAATCTAGCAACTTTGCCATATGCTCATGTTATAGAGAAGGGAGTCCCAGGAAAGAGCCCTCCAGTCTTTTGCTAGTGGTGCCTGAGAAGTTGCCCATAGTCGCAAGCACTTGAAAGCTGCAAACTTAGCCAAGAAAGTGCAGCCAGTACTCAGCCTAACTTGTTTTTAATGGAATATGATTACATTGACAGGAGACCTTGAGATTTTTCCCCTAACTCTGGGAGTTTCCAAAACCCAGATGACTCCAGACTAGAGCCCACCAGCTTCCTCTTGCTTTTGGTGGACTCCCAGCTGTGGAAACCTGCTGACTATTTGCTGCTCTGTTTCAGTTCCCTTTGTAGAGGAGCCAGGCCCAGGGCTGACTCCCCTGGCCGACTCCCCTGGCCAACTCAAGCCCCTGGGTGAGACGGTTGCCCGGTTTCGTCTAACAGGTTGGCAGGAAGTTGATCTGCAGACGGGACCGGGCACAAATGGGGCCCTTACTGGGTAGGCCTCAAATGGGCCACCAGAGCTGCCCTAAAGTAACTGGGTAATCCCAGTGGGTGGCCATCTCAAGGCCTGAGTTCAACCTCTTTGTAGCCACAATCACCCAGAATAGACTGCTGCCCAACAGCGAGCCCCTGTCGGGTGGGCGGCGCCTGCAGTTGGGCTCGGGATGCCTTCCCGGGCACCAGCTGGGTTTCGGTTCCGGACCGGTGCGGGGCTCGCGCTGGGTCACATGAGAGGCGAGCTCAGCCTGCCCGCGGTTCCCGTGGCAACGCCAAAGCCCGGCCAATCAGGGCCTGGGAAGTGCCGGCGCGCGCCCGCCCCGCCCGGGGCTTGACAGAGTCGGGGAGGCGGGGCGGCAGAGGGACCGGCTGCCGGCCAGGCCATGCCTCGCGGGCCGCGGCGTCCGCTcgggctcgggctcgggctcTGGCTCGGGCTCgtgctgctgctgccgcccccGGGCGCGCAGGGACACGACGGCCGTGCGAGGCCGAGCGACAGGGCAGAGGAAGCGGGCTCGGGCCGGGCCTGGACGGCCTTCCAGGGCCTGCGGGAGCGGCTGCGGGCGGCCGGCGCCCTCTCCAGGCGCTACTGGGCGCTCTTCCGCTGCCGCGTTTGGCCCGAGgactgtggggaggagggggaggcgcCGGCGCGGCCCCTGGGTAAGACCCGCGGGCTCAGGAGGGCGGGAGCGCGGGCGGGATGCCCGTGGCACCGTGGAATCGGGGCGCGGCGGTCAGCGCCTCGCGCCTGCCCTGGGCCAGCGTGACTGGGGCCACCAGGCGGGCGCCTTAGCCGTCGGCTTTGCTGTTCTGGTCCCGCCTCTGGTCCAGGCTGAGGGCAGGGCAGCTTCTGCGGGACCGGGAAGCCCCATCACTGCCCTCTCCGGAACCACCCCTGGCGCTGCGCCCTTATGCAAACCAGGGGGCCTGGCTGCCCTCCCCAACGCCCGTTCCCGACTCATCCTTGCTGTCTCCCAGCCTGCCCTGGCGTTATTCCAAGGAGCTGCTCTTGCCCACCTTCTTGACGGCTTTAAGGAAAGTCCCCTGTTGGATACACCCCCAAGTGCCTTCTCTGCTGCTGTATGTGGAGGCGGAGCCTGGACTAGGAGTTTCCCGGGCCTGAGTTCTGGATTGCTGCTCTGACACTGACGAAGTGTATGGCAGGGTTGTCACATAACAGTCGTGGGCCCACTGATCTTTGAGGCTCCTTGAAGTCTGGGTCGTTAATTCTGGGTCCTGTAACAGTACTTGTGATGGTAAGCCTGTAATGGTGCTATAAACATCTCATTTAAATCAAAAGACCCCTAAATTCTAGTgaatggttttgttttcatttttgttaatgCTAGGCACATTCAAATTGACATTTGATAGAATTTAGAGTCGCTTGGGGCTGGCTGTGATCAGATGATTCTGGAATCTAAAGCAAGTAAGAAGAATGATAATCACCAGTTACTGTTTGTCTTCCTACTCGACTGCAGACTCCTTGCAGGCAGGGCCTAGGTTTCTTACACTTCTGGTACAAAGTGCTTAGAGGCTTCTTTGTTGAGTAAATGGATTCTTTGCTGCAGCTGGAGCTGCATCTCTAGCAAAGCCATCTACTTCTCACAGCTGGAGGTTCCCACTTGTGCCCATTCCGCGGTGCCCGAGGAAGGCCCAGGGCAGAGCAGTGAGGGGTGGCTCTGGAGAGAGGATGGGAAGAACTGCCCTGGTCCATTGGTTGGTCTTAGGGAGGCAGTGCTTGGCTCTCCCTCGGCCCTAGGCTCCATCTCTGCATCACAGTGCCTCCTTTTCCAGGCTGGAGCCTTCCCCTGCTGGGCCAGCAGTATCTGGATATCCTGACGACGTGGTACTGCAGCTTCCAGGACTGCTGCGACAGTGGGGATTGCAGGATCGTCAACAACTTCACAGGTTGGACCTTACACGGCCCCAGGGGCCAGGAATCTGTGGGGGGGAGGCAATTCAGGGAAGTGCCAGGGTGAAGCGACCCAACCTCTGCCTGCCCACCCCTGGCAGCACACCCTCCCTGTCTCCACCGTGGCTCCCAACAGCCCTTGATCCAAACCCTGCAGCCTCGCTCACTGCTGAGAGGAAGTAAGGGCTTTGCTGCCCTCAACAGGTGTTTGCTGAattgaattaaaatgaataaaatgagagTGTCCATAAAATATATAGGGGTCCTGAAACTTCCAGGAGGGAGCAGGAACCTCATGGTGGTGGTTGGGGGGGAGGTCCTCCTCCAGACAGGACTCTGCTGACCATCCTGGGACGTCCTCAGGGGTTTCAGAAAGGGTGATTCCATTCTCTCCCTAAAGTCATCCTTGATTTCTCAAATTCTTTAGAAAATAGCCCCTGCGTCTCTTCCGCTGCAAGGTCTGCCCAGTGGCTTCTTGTCCTGAGGCCACCAGACAGGATGGCTCCCACCTCAGAGGTGCTCAGTCTTGACCATGGCCGAGCCTGGTAGGGACTGCGCCTGTGTGCGCCTCTCACCCTGGCCTCTCTCCTGTCCCCAGGCCTCGAGACTGACCTGCGTGTGCGACTGCATGGCCAGCACCTGGCCCGGGAGCTGGTCCTGATGGCAGTGAGGAGCTACTTAGAGCTGCCCCGGCCAGACAAGGCCCTGGCTCTGTCGTTCCACGGCTGGTCTGGCACAGGCAAGAACTTCGTGGCGCGGATGCTGGCGGAGAACCTGTACCGGGATGGGCTGAGGAGCAACTGCGTCCAGGTGTTCATCGCTACGTTGCACTTCCCTCACCCCAAGTATGTGGACCTGTACAAGGTGAGGCTGGCCGTCCTGGGGGGCTGTGCCGGCGGGGCGGGGGCCCCACTGTGGCCTCGACAGCCGAGGCGCAGGCCTCtgtgctgggagggaggctgcagccAGCCCTTCCTGTAGGAGGTGGGCCCCAGAGAAACCTGGGTGTGGTGGCTGGGGGATGGGGGCCGTTAGGCAGAACCTGTGACCCCCACAGACGTCCACTCCACACAGACGAGGCCCTGAACAGCGAGGAAGGACTGACCGTCCAAACACTACTCATCTGAGCTCTCTCCTTATCAGCCATACCTGAGAGGCCAGACACTGAGCTTTTAAACAGAGACTCCATCTGTTCAGTTTACTGTCACAGAAGTAGTGGAAGTGCCTCGGGAAGCATGgaacagagaaaagcaaaagcGTTCACAGTCTCCCCACAAGGGACACAACCCCAGTTGGCATCCTGGTGTACTTCCTTCAAGCCTTTCCCCTGTGCTCTGCTCACTGTAATTGTATTAGGCAGAGTGTTGCACATCCccctatattttttaaagaggcttaTATCATAAGTGATTTTTCCACGTCTTCCCAAAATTACTCATTATATGCCAACAAGTGGGTAGCAATGTCCCTGCTGCTCCGCTATTTTGGGCTTCGTTCATTTAGACAATAGCCAGACGACGACCAAACCCCATCCACTGCCGTACGACAGGCGCGTCTGCGTCTATCTTTGGCTCTCAGTTGCAATATTTGGAGTGTGTTAACCTGGGAGATTATGTAAGCCTTTGAGGACAGACTGCCTGAGTCACCGGCAGTTTTTGAGTGCAGCCTTGGAGAGCAGGGGTTGGCTAAACTGTCCTAAGGGCAGGCTGCGGGTCAGCCAGGCCTTCCCAGAAAGAACTGGCTGGCTTTGCAGCAAAACTGCCATGGATCTCTgctttcactgtgaaaactgacGTGTACACACTCTCTCTCACCCCCTGCAcatcctttcacacacacattgaGGGGACAGAGGGCCAAAGTCAGAATCCAGGAAGGCTAGAGGTGGCTAGTGAGTGTGGGCTTTGCTGCAACACCCCACCCTGGGTCAGGAGCTCACCCTGCTTAGTAAACCCTGCAGGGCAGCATCTTTTTAGTCAAGGGCTTACTATCTTGCCTGGGGTGGGAACCCCAGTTTTGAGTTGGCTGGATCCCAGACAGGTCCTCCCCTAGGTTATTCCCTGAGATCTCAGCCAGCAGGCACTCTGCTCCTGGGAGTTCAGGACAGGGGACTGGCCGCCTCCAGGCACTGGAGCCAGTCTCTCCCCATCACCCCTGTGTGAGAGCCCGCTTCCTGCCCCTGGGTGGGAGAGTTAGCAGTTAGCTCTGAGATGA
This genomic interval carries:
- the TOR3A gene encoding torsin-3A, which encodes MPRGPRRPLGLGLGLWLGLVLLLPPPGAQGHDGRARPSDRAEEAGSGRAWTAFQGLRERLRAAGALSRRYWALFRCRVWPEDCGEEGEAPARPLGWSLPLLGQQYLDILTTWYCSFQDCCDSGDCRIVNNFTGLETDLRVRLHGQHLARELVLMAVRSYLELPRPDKALALSFHGWSGTGKNFVARMLAENLYRDGLRSNCVQVFIATLHFPHPKYVDLYKEQLTGQIRKTQEHCHQTLFILDEAEKLHPELLEALRPHLEHQAPTNPRPECPRTIFVFLSNLGGNIINEVVLNLLKAGWSREEISMEHLKSHLQAEIVESTDSGFGHSRLVKENLIDFFIPFLPLEYRHVRLCARDAFLSQELLYTEEALDEIAKMMVYVPKEEQLFSSQGCKSISQRINYFLP